The following are encoded in a window of Arthrobacter antioxidans genomic DNA:
- a CDS encoding MFS transporter produces MPIGLIALALGGFGIGLTEFIIMGLMPEVAGTFGVTEAQAGWLITGYALSVAVGALVVTAAVTRLPRKQVLLGLLVLFVLGNLVDAIAPTYGVMMLGRIIAALCHGAFFGIGSVVAGAMVAPEKKASAIAVMFTGLTVSNVLGVPLGTFLGQAFGWRSTFWAITVIGVIAFIGIALLVPAMERDTAAVSLRRELNAFRSGQVWASLTITILGYGGMFGAFTYIAYVLTDVSGFPSRAVPWLLVVFGVGLFVGNLLGGRAADRALDRSLLIVLSALTVVLALFAVLAYSPVATIIALVLMGGFGFATVPGLQMRVMKYAGDATTLVSGANIGAFNLGNALGAWIGGVTITAGLGYTSPIWAGAAITLAALVVLGISMTRDRRTRDGARQAGSPALVA; encoded by the coding sequence ATGCCAATCGGCCTCATCGCTCTCGCTCTGGGCGGTTTCGGTATCGGACTCACCGAGTTCATCATCATGGGGCTGATGCCCGAGGTCGCCGGGACCTTCGGCGTAACCGAGGCGCAGGCGGGCTGGCTGATCACCGGCTACGCGCTCAGCGTTGCCGTGGGCGCGCTCGTGGTGACAGCCGCGGTGACCCGACTCCCCCGCAAGCAGGTCCTGTTGGGCCTGCTGGTGCTCTTCGTCCTCGGGAACCTGGTGGACGCGATCGCGCCCACCTATGGCGTCATGATGCTCGGACGCATCATCGCGGCGCTGTGCCACGGTGCGTTCTTCGGCATCGGTTCGGTGGTGGCCGGAGCCATGGTGGCCCCGGAGAAGAAGGCGAGCGCCATAGCCGTCATGTTCACCGGGCTCACCGTCTCCAACGTCCTCGGCGTACCCCTGGGTACGTTCCTCGGCCAGGCCTTCGGCTGGCGCTCGACGTTCTGGGCCATCACCGTCATCGGTGTCATCGCGTTCATCGGCATCGCACTGCTCGTGCCCGCGATGGAACGCGACACCGCGGCCGTGAGTCTGCGCAGGGAACTGAACGCCTTCCGCTCCGGTCAGGTCTGGGCCTCGCTGACCATCACGATCCTCGGCTATGGCGGCATGTTCGGCGCCTTCACCTACATCGCGTACGTCCTCACCGACGTCAGCGGCTTCCCCTCGAGGGCTGTCCCCTGGCTCCTGGTCGTCTTCGGCGTAGGCCTCTTCGTCGGGAACCTCCTGGGCGGACGCGCCGCGGACCGGGCGCTGGACCGCAGCCTGCTCATCGTCCTGTCCGCACTCACCGTGGTCCTCGCCCTGTTCGCCGTCCTGGCGTACAGTCCCGTCGCCACCATCATCGCGCTGGTCCTCATGGGCGGATTCGGGTTCGCAACCGTGCCCGGCCTGCAGATGCGGGTCATGAAATACGCCGGTGACGCCACGACCCTTGTCTCCGGCGCCAATATCGGCGCCTTCAACCTCGGGAACGCCCTCGGTGCCTGGATCGGCGGAGTGACCATCACCGCAGGCCTCGGCTACACCTCACCCATCTGGGCCGGTGCCGCCATCACGCTTGCCGCGCTCGTGGTGCTGGGCATCTCCATGACGCGGGACCGTCGGACCCGTGACGGTGCCCGGCAGGCGGGTTCGCCCGCACTCGTCGCGTAG
- a CDS encoding response regulator transcription factor: MSVSASQRSALIVEDDPDIRELLATTLRMNGFRVIEASTGLDGLAAVKEHRPDLITLDLNLPDLDGVEVCRQCRAVSDAYIVMVTARQDEIDRLIGLEIGADDFMGKPFSPREFAARVSAMFRRPRTAVPQQVEAPGDGLLRHEDLTMDVEGRTVTLGGRELALTRIEFDLLETLLAGAQRVWTREALLDRVWGDGWSQDHHLVEVHIRNLRKKLGEDMANPRFIRTVRGVGYRMMPGDARR, from the coding sequence ATGTCCGTTTCCGCGTCGCAGCGCTCCGCGCTCATCGTCGAGGATGATCCGGATATCCGGGAGTTACTGGCGACGACCCTGCGCATGAACGGATTCAGGGTCATCGAAGCATCCACGGGGCTCGACGGCCTGGCGGCCGTGAAGGAGCACCGGCCGGACCTCATCACCCTCGACCTGAACCTGCCGGACCTCGACGGCGTGGAGGTCTGCCGCCAGTGCCGGGCCGTCAGTGACGCGTACATCGTGATGGTGACTGCCCGGCAGGACGAGATCGACCGGCTGATCGGCCTGGAGATCGGGGCGGACGACTTCATGGGGAAGCCCTTCAGTCCGAGGGAGTTCGCGGCGCGCGTCTCGGCGATGTTCCGCCGTCCCCGCACCGCAGTGCCGCAGCAGGTCGAGGCGCCCGGCGACGGCCTGCTCCGGCACGAAGATCTCACCATGGACGTCGAGGGGCGCACGGTGACCCTGGGCGGACGGGAACTGGCGTTGACCCGCATCGAATTCGACCTGCTCGAGACTCTCCTCGCCGGCGCGCAGCGCGTCTGGACGCGGGAAGCGCTCCTCGACCGCGTATGGGGGGACGGCTGGAGCCAGGACCACCACCTCGTCGAGGTGCACATCCGCAACCTGCGCAAGAAGCTGGGCGAGGACATGGCCAACCCCCGCTTCATCCGCACCGTCCGCGGCGTCGGGTACCGGATGATGCCGGGGGACGCGCGGCGCTGA
- a CDS encoding alpha/beta fold hydrolase, producing MQPTLRTVRVDGLSLRIRTTPGPGSPASPRSPYVLVHGLGMTHRYLDRLRAELAADAVVHTVDLPGYGPGPRPRIQLGVEDHAALMVEALGELGVRSGTLVGHSMGVQFVTEAALQSPALAERLVLIGPVVDRLRRTVLQQAVALAHDTLRESASANRIVLGDYLQTGTRWYLRQLRSMMEYPLERAVERLRCPVLVVRGGRDPVARREWCRELATRAPDGTLVEIEGQPHVVQHSAAARVAAEIVAFSRRTALPS from the coding sequence ATGCAGCCGACACTCCGTACCGTTCGGGTGGACGGCCTCAGCCTCCGCATCCGCACCACCCCGGGCCCCGGGTCCCCCGCCTCCCCGCGCAGCCCCTATGTCCTCGTGCACGGGCTCGGCATGACCCATCGCTACCTCGACCGGCTGCGGGCCGAACTGGCGGCCGACGCCGTGGTGCACACGGTGGATCTTCCCGGCTACGGCCCGGGCCCGCGACCCCGGATCCAGCTCGGCGTGGAAGACCATGCAGCGCTGATGGTCGAAGCACTCGGGGAGCTCGGGGTCCGGTCCGGCACGCTGGTCGGGCATTCGATGGGCGTGCAGTTCGTCACGGAAGCGGCCCTGCAATCACCGGCCCTGGCGGAACGCCTCGTCCTGATCGGGCCGGTGGTGGACCGGCTTCGCCGCACCGTGCTGCAGCAGGCCGTCGCCCTCGCCCATGACACGCTCCGCGAGAGCGCGTCCGCCAATCGGATCGTCCTCGGCGACTACCTGCAGACCGGGACGCGCTGGTACCTCCGCCAGCTCCGGTCGATGATGGAATACCCGCTGGAGCGCGCCGTCGAGCGCCTCCGCTGTCCGGTCCTGGTGGTGCGGGGCGGGAGGGACCCCGTCGCGCGGCGGGAATGGTGCCGGGAGCTGGCGACCCGCGCGCCGGACGGCACCCTGGTCGAGATCGAAGGTCAACCGCACGTGGTGCAGCACTCCGCGGCGGCCCGGGTCGCGGCCGAGATCGTGGCCTTCAGCCGGCGCACCGCGCTCCCTTCCTAG
- a CDS encoding MarR family winged helix-turn-helix transcriptional regulator — MSELEEWSTSRLLTTAARLVDHAWNERLLDIGITHAGYTTLGVLSRTGTMTGAKLALAVHVQAQTIGKTIEKLERQGFISRIRDSVDRRSQRITITQSGLEALAKAEDIERTLMVGEGLESFELRKLLRGIIGELAPQRQKPAAAAV, encoded by the coding sequence ATGTCTGAACTGGAAGAGTGGTCGACCAGCCGCCTGCTCACCACCGCCGCCCGCCTCGTGGACCACGCGTGGAACGAGAGGCTGCTCGACATCGGAATCACCCATGCCGGCTACACCACCCTCGGCGTCCTGTCCCGCACGGGCACCATGACGGGCGCCAAGCTCGCGCTCGCCGTGCATGTCCAGGCGCAGACGATCGGCAAGACCATCGAGAAGCTGGAGCGCCAGGGATTCATCTCCCGTATCCGCGACAGCGTGGACCGTCGCAGCCAGCGCATCACGATCACGCAGTCCGGCCTCGAGGCCCTCGCGAAGGCCGAAGACATCGAGCGCACGCTCATGGTCGGTGAGGGGCTCGAATCCTTCGAGCTTCGCAAGCTCCTGCGCGGGATCATCGGGGAACTCGCCCCTCAGCGTCAGAAGCCGGCCGCCGCCGCCGTCTGA
- a CDS encoding methylenetetrahydrofolate reductase translates to MPDLPVRVEVIPGDGLEERLGAHLPAPAVVTVTCLPHHGPGEAVETAVRLAAAGYTAVPHLAARSVAGRPELAGYVARCLDAGIRDVFVVGGDAAHAAGPYAWSGALMEDLAELSGGALRQGIAVYPEGHPTTTDQELTRTLLAKQVLASWCVTQLCFSPDILRAYAPRLRSEGITLPVWAGIPGPVRISRLLRLAGTIGVGQSIGFLRRSAGGADAGSVVRQLLSSASYDPAPLMAALDGAGYAGLHLYSFNDLAALERSGVARPLQA, encoded by the coding sequence GTGCCTGACCTCCCGGTCCGCGTCGAGGTCATCCCCGGGGACGGTCTCGAGGAGCGGCTGGGGGCGCACCTGCCCGCCCCCGCCGTCGTCACCGTAACGTGCCTGCCGCACCACGGCCCCGGTGAGGCCGTGGAGACCGCCGTGCGGCTCGCAGCTGCGGGGTACACCGCCGTCCCGCACCTGGCCGCGCGCTCGGTGGCGGGCCGGCCCGAGCTCGCGGGGTATGTCGCGCGGTGCCTGGACGCCGGGATCAGGGATGTCTTCGTGGTCGGCGGGGACGCCGCCCACGCCGCAGGACCCTATGCGTGGAGCGGCGCGCTCATGGAGGACCTCGCGGAGCTCTCGGGCGGGGCGCTGCGCCAGGGCATCGCGGTCTACCCCGAGGGGCACCCCACCACCACGGACCAGGAACTCACACGGACGCTGCTCGCGAAGCAGGTCCTGGCGTCCTGGTGCGTCACGCAGCTCTGTTTCTCCCCGGACATCCTGCGCGCCTACGCGCCGCGGCTGCGGAGCGAGGGGATCACGCTGCCGGTCTGGGCCGGCATTCCCGGGCCCGTCCGCATCAGCCGCCTGCTCCGGCTGGCCGGCACGATCGGCGTGGGACAGTCGATCGGTTTCCTCCGGCGTTCCGCCGGCGGTGCCGACGCCGGGTCCGTGGTCCGGCAGCTGCTGTCCTCGGCGTCCTACGACCCGGCGCCCCTGATGGCGGCGCTCGACGGCGCAGGGTATGCGGGGCTCCACCTGTACAGCTTCAACGACCTCGCGGCTCTCGAGCGGTCAGGTGTGGCGCGGCCGCTGCAGGCGTGA
- a CDS encoding L-serine ammonia-lyase, which produces MTISAFDLFKIGIGPSSSHTGGPMTAAYLFTDLLRTQGLLADVQRVQVDLFGSLGVTGHGHGTVKAVLLGLEGDRPHLVDPTSADARVAYIGECRSLNLAGERRIAFDPDTDVLLHRGQRLDFHTNGMRFSAYTAGETPILSREYFSVGGGFVLDEDEIGSETAAVEPVPVSHPFDTADQLVDLCRRTGSSFSDVVLANELSWRSEAEVREGLLAIWEVMQDTIRRGTTTGGILPGGLSVRRRAERQRQLLEKADDPTDRLGTMEWVTLFALAVNEENAAGGRVVTAPTNGAAGIIPAVLKYYVDFVPGADDDGVVRFLLAATAIGSLFKKNASISGAEVGCQGEVGSACAMAAGALAEVLGGTPEQVENAAEIGIEHNLGLTCDPVGGLVQIPCIERNAVGAMKAITAARMAVRGDGQHHVSLDVAIKTMRDTGADMMDKYKETARGGLALNVVEC; this is translated from the coding sequence GTGACGATCAGCGCCTTCGACCTGTTCAAGATCGGCATCGGCCCCTCCAGCTCGCACACCGGAGGGCCGATGACCGCCGCCTACCTGTTCACCGACCTGCTCCGCACGCAGGGACTGCTGGCCGATGTGCAGCGCGTGCAGGTGGACCTCTTCGGCTCCCTCGGCGTGACGGGCCACGGCCACGGCACCGTGAAGGCCGTGCTGCTCGGCCTGGAGGGGGACCGGCCGCACCTCGTGGATCCCACCTCGGCTGATGCCCGCGTGGCGTACATCGGCGAGTGCCGGTCCCTCAATCTCGCCGGGGAGCGCCGGATCGCCTTCGATCCGGACACCGACGTGCTGCTGCACCGCGGCCAGCGCCTCGATTTCCACACCAATGGCATGCGTTTTTCGGCATATACCGCGGGAGAGACGCCTATTCTTTCGAGGGAATACTTCTCGGTGGGTGGCGGGTTCGTCCTCGACGAGGACGAGATCGGCTCCGAGACGGCGGCCGTGGAGCCCGTCCCGGTGTCCCACCCGTTCGACACGGCGGACCAGCTGGTGGACCTCTGCCGCCGGACGGGCTCGTCCTTCTCGGATGTCGTCCTCGCGAACGAGCTGTCCTGGCGGTCGGAGGCCGAGGTCAGGGAGGGGCTGCTCGCCATCTGGGAGGTCATGCAGGACACCATCCGGCGCGGCACGACGACGGGCGGCATCCTGCCCGGCGGACTGAGTGTGCGGCGCAGGGCGGAGCGGCAGCGGCAGCTGCTCGAGAAGGCCGACGATCCCACCGACCGCCTCGGCACCATGGAGTGGGTGACGCTCTTCGCGCTGGCCGTCAACGAGGAGAACGCCGCCGGCGGGCGCGTGGTCACGGCGCCGACCAATGGTGCGGCGGGCATCATCCCGGCGGTCCTGAAGTACTACGTGGACTTCGTCCCGGGAGCCGACGACGACGGCGTGGTCCGGTTCCTGCTCGCGGCAACCGCCATCGGTTCCCTGTTCAAGAAGAACGCGTCGATCTCCGGGGCGGAGGTAGGTTGCCAGGGCGAGGTCGGTTCGGCGTGCGCCATGGCCGCGGGGGCGCTGGCCGAAGTGCTCGGTGGAACCCCGGAACAGGTCGAGAACGCCGCCGAGATCGGGATCGAGCACAACCTCGGGCTGACCTGCGACCCCGTGGGCGGGCTCGTGCAGATCCCCTGCATCGAGCGGAACGCCGTCGGGGCGATGAAGGCCATCACCGCCGCGCGGATGGCCGTGCGCGGGGACGGGCAGCACCACGTCTCGCTCGACGTCGCCATCAAGACCATGCGCGACACCGGCGCCGACATGATGGACAAGTACAAGGAGACCGCGCGCGGCGGGCTGGCCCTGAACGTCGTGGAGTGCTGA
- the gcvT gene encoding glycine cleavage system aminomethyltransferase GcvT: MSEQSKHTALYTRHAAHGASFTDFGGWQMPLKYRSELEEHHTVRRAAGLFDLSHMGEVLVSGPQAAAFLNYALVSNLAVIAVGKAKYSLICTAEGGVIDDLITYRLAEDSFLVVPNASNAGVVAEELRQRAVGFDVAVEDQSDTTALIAVQGPTAEAVLLELARPEDAGTIRELKYYAAVEVELAGLPVLLARTGYTGEDGFEIFVGTSFAVRLWDAALQADAAHGLLLCGLAARDSLRLEAGMPLYGHELGLDTNPFEAGLGPVVSTKKTDDFVGRAVLEPLKALEPARRLVGLRAVGRRSARAGYDVVVDGAAVGTVTSGLPSPTLGYPIALAYVDAAHAAVGTEVQVDLRGRPEPFTVIPTPFYRREKAAGTPQ, encoded by the coding sequence ATGAGCGAGCAGAGCAAACACACGGCCCTGTACACCCGGCACGCGGCGCACGGGGCGTCCTTCACCGATTTCGGCGGGTGGCAGATGCCCCTGAAGTACCGGAGCGAACTCGAGGAGCACCACACGGTCCGCCGGGCCGCGGGCCTCTTCGACCTGTCCCACATGGGCGAGGTCCTCGTCAGCGGGCCCCAGGCCGCCGCGTTCCTCAACTACGCCCTTGTCAGCAACCTCGCGGTGATCGCCGTCGGCAAGGCCAAGTACTCCCTGATCTGCACCGCGGAGGGCGGGGTGATCGACGACCTCATCACGTACCGGCTCGCCGAGGACTCCTTCCTCGTGGTGCCGAACGCGTCCAACGCGGGCGTCGTCGCCGAGGAGCTCCGGCAGCGCGCCGTGGGCTTCGATGTCGCCGTCGAGGACCAGTCCGACACCACGGCCCTCATCGCCGTGCAGGGCCCCACCGCCGAGGCGGTCCTCCTCGAGCTGGCGCGCCCCGAGGACGCCGGGACCATCCGCGAGCTGAAGTACTACGCGGCCGTGGAGGTGGAACTCGCGGGGCTCCCTGTCCTGCTGGCCCGCACGGGCTACACCGGGGAGGACGGCTTCGAGATCTTCGTCGGCACCAGCTTCGCGGTGCGCCTCTGGGACGCCGCCCTGCAGGCCGACGCCGCCCACGGGCTCCTGCTGTGCGGTCTGGCGGCCCGCGACTCGCTCCGGCTGGAAGCCGGCATGCCGCTGTACGGGCACGAGCTCGGCCTCGACACCAACCCCTTCGAGGCCGGTCTCGGCCCCGTGGTCAGCACCAAGAAGACCGACGACTTCGTGGGCCGCGCCGTGCTCGAACCCCTCAAGGCGCTCGAGCCGGCCCGCCGCCTCGTGGGGCTGCGCGCCGTGGGGCGCCGCTCCGCCCGCGCCGGGTACGACGTCGTCGTCGACGGGGCCGCCGTCGGCACCGTCACCTCCGGGCTGCCCAGCCCCACGCTCGGCTACCCGATCGCCCTCGCCTACGTGGACGCCGCGCACGCTGCCGTCGGCACCGAGGTGCAGGTGGACCTCCGTGGCCGGCCGGAGCCCTTCACCGTGATCCCCACGCCGTTCTACCGTCGCGAGAAGGCCGCCGGTACACCGCAGTGA
- the gcvP gene encoding aminomethyl-transferring glycine dehydrogenase, producing MTASPDIASTFADRHIGPRTSDAGHMLEVLGYPSLDKLVDLAVPASIRLERGLELPAALSETEVLAQLRRMAGRNRTAVQMIGQGYFDTVTPPVIRRNVLEAPAWYTAYTPYQPEISQGRLEALLNFQTMVQDLTALDIANASLLDEASAVAEAVLLMRRSGKIKGRTVIDADALPQTVAVVRGRAEALGFDVEVVDLSDGLPDGDINGVVLQQPGASGALRNHAAVIGAAKERGALVTVAADLLALTLITAPGEQGADIAVGSAQRFGVPLFFGGPHAAYMAVRKGLERMLPGRLVGVSKDADGAPAYRLALQTREQHIRREKATSNICTAQALLAIVASMYAVYHGPEGLKAIARTAHRRAVALAAALQGSEATVVHDAFFDTLLVRVPGRAAEFADTAEAAGYNLRRIDADHLGISCDETTTQEHIAAVADVFGGTAADDSAGERIPADLRRTSAFMTHPVFSRHRSETAMLRYLRRLSDRDLALDRTMIPLGSCTMKLNATVEMESISWPEFASIHPFAPDSQTEGWRELITDLEERLAEITGYAQVSLQPNAGSQGELAGLLAIRGYHRSRGDENRTICLIPSSAHGTNAASAVLAGMKVVVVGTAANGNIDHDDLLAKIEQHAENLSAIMITYPSTHGVFEEDVRWVCEKVHEAGGQVYIDGANLNALVGLAQPGEFGGDVSHLNLHKTFCIPHGGGGPGVGPVAVAAHLAPFLPGDANRDIATDGGPGAAGGTPVSGSMYGSAGVLPISWAYIALMGSEGLTSATAHALLAANYVAARLTEHFPVLYTGAQGLVAHECILDLRPLTASTGVTAEDVAKRLIDYGFHAPTLSFPVAGTLMVEPTESEDLAELDRFVDAMIAIRGEIDRVAAGDFSIEESPLRQAPHTARLLVGDEWTQAYPRELAAYPLRSLHHDKYFPPVRRIDGAHGDRNLVCSCPPIEAFED from the coding sequence ATGACCGCCTCCCCCGACATCGCGTCGACCTTCGCCGACCGCCATATCGGCCCACGCACCTCGGACGCCGGGCACATGCTCGAGGTCCTCGGCTACCCGAGCCTCGACAAGCTCGTGGACCTGGCAGTCCCCGCCAGCATCCGGCTCGAGCGCGGACTGGAGCTCCCGGCCGCCCTCAGCGAGACCGAGGTCCTGGCGCAGCTCCGCCGCATGGCGGGCCGGAACCGGACCGCCGTCCAGATGATCGGGCAGGGCTACTTCGACACCGTCACGCCGCCCGTCATCCGCCGCAACGTCCTCGAGGCGCCCGCCTGGTACACGGCCTACACGCCCTACCAGCCGGAGATCTCCCAGGGCCGGCTCGAGGCGCTCCTCAATTTCCAGACCATGGTGCAGGACCTCACGGCCCTCGACATCGCCAACGCCTCGCTGCTCGACGAGGCATCCGCCGTCGCCGAGGCCGTCCTCCTCATGCGCCGCTCCGGCAAGATCAAGGGCCGCACGGTGATCGACGCCGACGCCCTCCCGCAGACCGTCGCCGTGGTCCGCGGCCGCGCCGAGGCGCTCGGGTTCGACGTCGAGGTGGTGGACCTCTCGGACGGCCTGCCCGACGGCGACATCAACGGCGTCGTCCTGCAGCAGCCCGGCGCCTCCGGCGCCCTGCGCAACCACGCGGCCGTCATCGGCGCGGCCAAGGAGCGGGGCGCCCTCGTCACCGTCGCTGCCGACCTCCTCGCCCTGACGCTCATCACCGCCCCGGGCGAGCAGGGCGCCGACATCGCCGTCGGGTCCGCACAGCGCTTCGGCGTCCCCCTCTTCTTCGGCGGTCCGCACGCCGCGTACATGGCGGTCCGCAAGGGCCTCGAGCGCATGCTGCCCGGCCGCCTCGTGGGCGTCTCGAAGGACGCCGACGGCGCCCCCGCCTACCGCCTGGCCCTGCAGACCCGCGAGCAGCACATCCGCCGCGAGAAGGCCACGAGCAACATCTGCACCGCGCAGGCGCTGCTGGCGATCGTCGCCTCGATGTACGCCGTCTACCACGGCCCCGAGGGCCTCAAGGCGATCGCGCGCACCGCGCACCGCCGCGCCGTCGCACTCGCCGCCGCCCTCCAGGGGTCCGAGGCCACCGTGGTCCACGACGCGTTCTTCGACACCCTCCTGGTCCGGGTTCCCGGCAGGGCCGCCGAGTTCGCGGACACGGCGGAGGCCGCCGGCTACAACCTCCGCCGCATCGACGCCGACCACCTCGGCATCTCCTGCGACGAGACCACGACGCAGGAGCACATCGCCGCCGTCGCGGACGTCTTCGGCGGAACGGCGGCCGACGACTCCGCGGGGGAGCGGATCCCCGCGGACCTGCGCCGCACCTCCGCGTTCATGACGCACCCGGTGTTCTCGCGGCACCGCTCGGAGACCGCGATGCTGCGCTACCTGCGCCGACTCTCGGACAGGGACCTCGCACTGGACCGCACCATGATCCCGCTGGGCTCCTGCACCATGAAGCTCAATGCGACGGTCGAGATGGAGTCCATCTCCTGGCCCGAGTTCGCGTCCATCCACCCGTTCGCCCCGGACAGCCAGACCGAGGGGTGGCGTGAACTGATCACGGACCTCGAGGAGCGGCTCGCCGAGATCACCGGATACGCGCAGGTCTCCCTCCAGCCCAACGCCGGCTCGCAGGGCGAACTCGCCGGTCTCCTCGCCATCCGCGGCTACCACCGCTCGCGCGGCGACGAGAACCGCACCATCTGCCTCATCCCGTCCTCCGCCCACGGCACCAACGCGGCGTCGGCCGTGCTCGCGGGCATGAAGGTCGTGGTGGTGGGCACGGCCGCGAACGGCAACATCGACCACGACGACCTCCTCGCGAAGATCGAGCAGCACGCCGAGAACCTCTCGGCCATCATGATCACCTACCCCTCCACCCACGGGGTATTCGAGGAGGACGTGCGCTGGGTCTGCGAGAAGGTGCACGAGGCCGGCGGCCAGGTCTACATCGACGGCGCCAACCTCAACGCCCTCGTGGGCCTCGCGCAGCCGGGTGAGTTCGGCGGCGACGTCTCCCACCTGAACCTGCACAAGACGTTCTGCATCCCGCACGGCGGCGGTGGGCCCGGCGTCGGACCCGTGGCCGTCGCCGCGCACCTCGCGCCGTTCCTGCCCGGCGACGCGAACCGCGACATCGCCACCGACGGCGGGCCCGGCGCCGCGGGCGGCACGCCGGTCTCCGGGTCCATGTACGGCTCCGCCGGCGTCCTGCCGATCTCCTGGGCGTACATCGCGCTCATGGGCTCCGAAGGCCTCACCAGCGCCACCGCGCACGCCCTGCTCGCCGCCAACTACGTCGCGGCCCGCCTGACCGAGCACTTCCCCGTGCTCTACACCGGAGCGCAGGGCCTCGTGGCCCACGAGTGCATCCTCGACCTCCGCCCGCTGACGGCCTCCACCGGCGTCACCGCCGAGGACGTCGCCAAGCGCCTCATCGACTACGGGTTCCACGCCCCCACGCTGTCCTTCCCCGTGGCCGGGACGCTGATGGTGGAACCGACGGAATCCGAGGATCTCGCCGAACTGGACCGCTTCGTCGACGCCATGATCGCGATCAGGGGCGAGATCGACCGCGTGGCGGCCGGCGACTTCAGCATCGAGGAGAGCCCGCTCCGGCAGGCCCCCCACACCGCGCGCCTCCTGGTCGGCGACGAGTGGACGCAGGCCTACCCGCGCGAACTCGCCGCCTACCCGCTGCGCTCGCTGCACCACGACAAGTACTTCCCGCCGGTGCGCAGGATCGACGGCGCCCACGGCGACCGCAACCTCGTGTGCTCCTGCCCGCCCATCGAAGCCTTCGAAGACTAG
- a CDS encoding SGNH/GDSL hydrolase family protein, with protein sequence MTIPRLRSALASLALLAAVVVPAPPASAAPASYVALGDSYSSGTGTRTYLADGTSCQRSVHAFPVLIASAGGYALDFRACSGATIGDVAAGQLGALTPTTSYVSVSVGGNDAAFVALLTECAKPAWMSNCTAALERARAVITGQLPGRLGSLYGQIRARAPQASVTVAGYPRIFNGEDCNAATWFSPTEETRLNATADLLNRTTAAAATAAGFTFRDPSAVFGGHAVCDDVEWLNGLARPISDSYHPNRSGHAVGYAPLVGPALTGAPVAVTTATVRAAELSGPALARDQREHAAQDALITPERFVLPDLKSPAARAAAARAGVDLADPASIARADRAAEVLQNHRGGSK encoded by the coding sequence ATGACGATTCCTCGCCTCCGTTCCGCCCTCGCCTCCCTGGCCCTGCTCGCCGCCGTCGTGGTGCCCGCGCCGCCGGCCAGCGCGGCGCCTGCCTCGTATGTCGCCCTCGGCGATTCGTACTCGTCGGGCACCGGGACCCGCACCTACCTGGCGGACGGGACGAGCTGCCAGCGGTCGGTCCATGCGTTCCCCGTCCTCATCGCGAGCGCCGGAGGGTATGCCCTGGACTTCCGCGCGTGCTCCGGCGCCACCATCGGCGACGTCGCGGCAGGTCAGCTGGGTGCGCTGACGCCGACGACGTCGTACGTGTCGGTGAGCGTCGGCGGCAACGACGCCGCGTTCGTCGCCCTCCTGACGGAGTGCGCCAAGCCGGCCTGGATGAGCAACTGCACCGCGGCGCTCGAACGGGCCCGGGCCGTCATCACCGGACAGCTCCCCGGGCGCCTCGGGTCGCTGTACGGCCAGATCCGCGCCCGGGCGCCCCAGGCGTCCGTCACCGTGGCGGGCTACCCGCGGATCTTCAACGGCGAGGACTGCAACGCGGCCACGTGGTTCTCGCCCACGGAGGAGACACGCCTGAACGCGACGGCGGACCTGCTCAACCGGACGACGGCGGCGGCGGCCACCGCGGCAGGTTTCACCTTCCGGGATCCGTCCGCCGTGTTCGGGGGGCATGCGGTGTGCGACGACGTCGAGTGGCTGAACGGCCTGGCGAGACCCATCTCCGACTCCTACCATCCCAACCGCTCCGGCCATGCCGTCGGCTACGCGCCGCTGGTGGGCCCGGCGCTGACGGGCGCCCCGGTGGCCGTGACCACGGCCACCGTGCGGGCCGCCGAGCTGTCCGGTCCCGCGCTGGCCCGGGACCAGCGCGAGCACGCCGCGCAGGATGCCCTGATCACCCCTGAGCGCTTCGTCCTCCCCGACCTGAAGTCCCCGGCCGCGCGGGCCGCCGCGGCACGTGCCGGCGTGGACCTCGCGGATCCGGCGAGCATCGCCCGAGCGGACCGGGCGGCGGAGGTCCTGCAAAATCATCGCGGAGGGAGCAAGTAG